Proteins encoded within one genomic window of Gadus macrocephalus chromosome 18, ASM3116895v1:
- the LOC132446344 gene encoding zinc finger protein RFP-like — MASPTSWSEENFSCPICLDVFSSPVFTPCGHNFCRACITKFWDEQAQCKCPVCNELFHARPDLRANILVSEMAAQFKTSVRVKEQPCVEPGEVPCDVCTGTQLKAVKSCLVCLISYCQTHLEPHQRVAVLKKHQLVEPLDHLEERMCKKHDRLLELFCRTEQVCVCLLCTVTDHKSHPVVPLKEEYEVKMAVLGNVESVVPQMIQERKQKIKEIKDTIKLSKKDADTEIADGLQVLTALMRCIEKWQEDFNQAVQEKLKSTEKQAEDLIKKLEQEIEDLTNKSSEVKQLSHTEDHLHFLQAFRSLKDPPPTRDWTTVEVRPPSYVGTWRRSLDQLEETLNMEMKKLHGAELKRVQLYEVDVTLDPDTAVSNLTLSEDGKQVHYGGPGKKLPDNLKRFTYFPCVLSSQSFSSGRFYFEVQVKDKSVRCLGVARESINRKAHIALTPKNGCWRISFNKDVFVFHDDPVVRVPLRAELQKVGVFVDYDEGLLSFYDVEARVHIYSATGCTFREPLYPLLYPFNFDDRKPSLLIISPVNQTDFTD; from the coding sequence atggcctctcctacttcctggtctgaagagaacttttcatgtcccatctgtctggatgtgttcagcagcCCAGTGTTTACACCATGCGGACATAACTTCTGCAGAGCCTGTATTACtaagttctgggatgaacaagcCCAGTGCAAATGTCCAGTTTGCAACGAGCTCTTCCACGCTAGACCTGATTTGAGGGCCAATATCCTCGTATCAGAGATGGCTGCTCAGTTTAAAACGTCTGTACGAGTgaaagagcagccttgtgttgagccaggagaagttccctgtgacgtctgtactgggacccagctgaaggccgtgaagtcctgcctagtgtgtcttatctcttactgccaaacccacctggagccacatcagagagtcgcagTCCTGAAGAAACATCAGCTGGTCGAGCCTTTGGACCATCTGGAAGaaaggatgtgtaagaaacatgaccgacttctggagctcttctgcaggactgaacaggtgtgcgtgtgtctcttgtGCACAGTGAcggaccacaagtcccatcctgttgtacctctgaaggaggaatatgaagtgaagatggCCGTGCTGGGAAACGTAGAGTCTGTAGTTCCacagatgatccaggagagaaaacaaaagattaaggagatAAAAGACACAATAAAATTGAGCAAGAAAGACGCAGACACAGAGATTGCCGATGGTTTGCAGGTCCTCACTGCTCTGATGCGCTGCATTGAAAAGTGGCAGGAAGATTTCAACCAAGCGGTtcaagagaaactgaaatccacagagaaacaagctgaagacctgATCAAaaagctggagcaggaaatcgAGGATCTGACCAATAaaagctcagaggtgaagcagctctcacacactgaagaccacctccacttcctccaggccttcagatccctgaaggatcctccacctaccagggactggaccacggtggaggtccgtcctccgtcatacgtagggacctggaggagatccctggatcagctggaggagacactgaacatggagatgaagaaactgcatggtgctgaactgaagagggtccagctgtatgaagtagatgtgactctggatcctgatacagctgtTTCCAATCTCaccctgtctgaggatgggaaacaagtacattaTGGAGGTCCAGGGAAAAAACTCCCAGACAACCTGAAGAGATTTACATATTTTCCATGTGTTCTCTCGAgtcagagcttctcctcagggagattttactttgaggtccaggttaaagataAGTCTGTACGGtgtttaggagtggccagagagtccatcaacagaaaaGCACACATTGCATTGACCCCTAAAAATGGCTGCTGGAGGATATCATTCAACAAGGATGTGTTTGTATTTCATGATGACCCTGTTGTCCGtgtccctctgagagctgagctccagaaggtaggggtgtttgttgattatgatgagggtctgctctccttctatgatgtggaagccagggttcatatctactctgctactggctgcaccttccgtgagcctctctatccactCCTCTATCCATTTAACTTTGATGATAGAAAACCTTCCCTCCTGATAATCTCACCAGTTAATCAAACCGACTTCACTGATTGA
- the foxi1 gene encoding forkhead box protein I1, translating to MNSTFGHQPSNPRPSSPPIQQQQHSAQELLDMAVYCDNLGMYQQNLHHQNLHHHHHHHHAAQRPPAHHPPGGYGLGDYSAPASNPYLWLNGSGITPASPYLSGGPGAASSYLQPGYHGAGQRPFLPPPPTSFGGADLGWLSVSSQQELFRMVRPPYSYSALIAMAIQNAQEKKLTLSQIYQYVAENFPFYKKSKAGWQNSIRHNLSLNDCFKKVARDEDDPGKGNYWTLDPNCEKMFDNGNFRRKRKRRNDASGENAAAAVKSEEDAVLKISVSDTSSLLSSSSSPPSLQDSPSSQESKSSPSPSLDHSPCFNSFVSNMTSVLTGSGSNNHLSGAIRGSMRDFGSSHLGDMGSQTSGLGSYSPTLGSPVLNSDHTHGASNRMNYYAPMAQATAGLGNHFSVNHLVYSREGTEV from the exons ATGAACAGCACGTTTGGACATCAGCCATCGAACCCGCGGCCCAGCAGCCCCCctatccagcagcagcagcacagcgcACAGGAGCTCCTGGACATGGCCGTGTACTGTGACAACCTGGGCATGTACCAGcagaacctccaccaccagaacctccaccaccaccaccatcaccaccacgccGCCCAGAGGCCCCCGGCGCACCACCCGCCCGGCGGCTACGGGCTTGGGGACTACAGCGCGCCGgcctccaacccctacctgtgGCTAAACGGGTCCGGCATCACCCCGGCCTCCCCCTACCTGtccgggggccccggggccgcctCGTCCTACCTCCAGCCCGGGTACCACGGCGCCGGCCAGCGGCCGTTCCTTCCGCCGCCTCCCACCAGCTTCGGAGGGGCGGACCTGGGCTGGCTGTCGGTGTCCAGCCAGCAGGAGCTGTTCCGGATGGTGCGGCCGCCCTACTCATACTCGGCGCTCATCGCCATGGCCATCCAGAACGCGCAGGAGAAGAAGCTGACCCTGAGTCAGATCTACCAGTACGTGGCGGAGAACTTCCCGTTCTACAAGAAGAGCAAGGCGGGCTGGCAGAACTCGATCAGACACAACCTGTCACTCAACGACTGTTTCAAGAAGGTGGCGCGCGACGAGGATGACCCCG GCAAAGGAAATTACTGGACTCTTGATCCCAACTGTGAGAAGATGTTCGACAACGGGAacttcaggaggaagaggaagaggaggaacgaCGCGAGCGGAGAGAACGCAGCCGCTGCGGTGAAGTCGGAGGAGGACGCGGTGCTGAAGATCTCCGTCTCGGACACCTCCagcctcctcagctcctcctcctctccgcccaGCCTGCAGGACTCCCCCAGCTCCCAGGAGTCCAAGTCCTCTCCGTCCCCGTCCCTGGACCACAGCCCCTGCTTCAACAGCTTCGTCTCCAACATGACCTCGGTGCTCACGGGCAGCGGCAGCAACAACCACCTCAGCGGCGCCATCAGGGGCAGCATGAGGGACTTTGGGTCGAGCCACCTCGGGGACATGGGGTCGCAGACGTCCGGCCTCGGCTCGTACTCGCCCACCCTGGGCTCCCCAGTGCTGAACTCTGACCACACGCACGGCGCCTCCAACCGGATGAACTATTACGCGCCGATGGCGCAGGCCACGGCGGGCCTCGGGAACCACTTCAGCGTGAACCATCTGGTCTACTCGCGGGAAGGGACGGAGGTCTAG
- the LOC132446342 gene encoding probable E3 ubiquitin-protein ligase TRIML1, whose translation MASPTSWSEENFSCPICLDVFSSPVFTPCGHNFCRACITKFWDEQAQCKCPVCNELFLTRPDLRANILVSEMAAQFKTSVRVKEQPCVEPGEVPCDVCTGTQLKAVKSCLVCLISYCQTHLEPHQRVAGLKKHQLVEPLDHLEERMCKKHDRLLELFCRTEQVCVCLLCTVTDHKSHPVVPLKEDYEVKMAGLGNIESEVPQMIQERKQKIKEIKDTIKLSKKDADTEIADGLQVLTALMHCIEKWQEDFNQTVQEKLKSTEKQAEDLIKELQQEIEDLTNRSSEVKQLSHTEDHLHFLQAFRSLKDPPLTRDWTTVEVCPPSYVGTWRRSLDQLEETLNMEMKKLHGVELKKVQRYEVDVTLDPDTAHIRLTLSEDGKQVHYGDIRNKLPDNLKRFTWLSCVLSSQSFSSGRFYFEVQVKDKSVRCLGVARESINRKANIALTPKNGCWRISFNKDVFVFHDDPVVSVPLRAALQKVGVFVDYDEGLLSFYDVEARVKIYSATGCTFSEPLYPILNPIDFDGKSSLLIISPVKQTDQHCLILK comes from the coding sequence atggcctctcctacttcctggtctgaagagaacttttcatgtcccatctgtctggatgtgttcagcagcCCAGTGTTTACACCATGCGGACATAACTTCTGCAGAGCCTGTATTACtaagttctgggatgaacaagcCCAGTGCAAATGTCCAGTTTGCAACGAGCTCTTCCTCACTAGACCTGATTTGAGGGCCAATATCCTCGTATCAGAGATGGCTGCTCAGTTTAAAACGTCTGtacgagtaaaagagcagccttgtgttgaaccaggagaagttccctgtgacgtctgtactgggacccagctgaaggccgtgaagtcctgcctagtgtgtcttatctcttactgccaaacccacctggagccacatcagagagtcgcagGCCTGAAGAAACATCAGCTGGTCGAGCCTTTGGACCATCTTGAAGaaaggatgtgtaagaaacatgaccgacttctggagctcttctgcaggactgaacaggtgtgtgtgtgtctgttgtgcacagtgacggaccacaagtcccatcctgttgtacctctgaAGGAGGACTATGAAGTGAAGATGGCCGGGCTGGGAAACATAGAGTCTGAAGTTCcgcagatgatccaggagagaaaacaaaagattaaggagatcaaaGACACAATAAAATTGAGCAAGAAAGACGCAGACACAGAGATTGCCGATGGTTTGCAGGTCCTCACCGCTCTGATGCACTGCATTGAAAAGTGGCAGGAAGATTTCAACCAAACGGTtcaagagaaactgaaatccacagagaaacaagctgaagacctgATCAAAGAGCTACAGCAGGAAATCGaggatctgaccaatagaagctcagaggtgaagcagctctcacacactgaagaccacctccacttcctccaggccttcagatccctgaaggatcctccactcaccagggactggaccacggtggaggtctgtcctccgtcatacgtagggacctggaggagatccctggatcagctggaggagacactgaacatggagatgaagaaacTGCATGGTGTTGAACTGAAGAAGGTCCAGcggtatgaagtagatgtgactctggatcctgatacagctcataTCAGGCTCaccctgtctgaggatgggaaacaagtacattaTGGAGATATacggaataaactcccagacaACCTGAAGAGATTTACATGGTTATCATGTGTTCTCTCGAgtcagagcttctcctcagggagattttactttgaggtccaggttaaagataAGTCTGTACGGtgtttaggagtggccagagagtccatcaacagaaaaGCAAACATTGCATTGACCCCTAAAAATGGCTGCTGGAGGATATCATTCAACAAGGATGTGTTTGTATTTCATGATGACCCTgttgtctctgtccctctgagagctgcgctccagaaggtgggggtgtttgttgattatgatgagggtctgctctccttctatgatgtggaagcaaGGGTTAAAAtttactctgctactggctgcaccttcagtgagcctctctatccaatcCTCAATCCAATTGACTTTGATGGAAAATCTTCCCTCCTGATAATCTCACCTGTCAAGCAAACAGACCAACACTGTTTGATATTAAAATGA